The stretch of DNA CAAGGGGTCGTTCACGGCGATCTTCAAACCCGGTCTCCTGCGCATCACGCTCTTCGCGGTCCTGCTGTCCACCGGCGTACAGGGCGGCTACTACACGCTCGCCACCTGGGTGCCCACGTACCTGAAGACCGAGCGCGGACTCACGGTGGTCGGCACGGGCGGGTATCTCACGTTCCTGATCTCCGGTGCCTTCATCGGCTATCTGGCCGGGGGCTATCTCACCGACGTGCTCGGCCGCAAACGCAACATCACCCTCTTCGCGTTCCTCTCCGCGGCCAGCATCCTCGCCTACACGAACATCCCGGAGGGGGCCAACGGCCTTCTCCTTGTGCTCGGTTTCCCGCTCGGCTTCTGTATGTCGGCCATCTTCAGCGGCTTCGGTTCGTTCCTCAGCGAGCTCTACCCGGCCGCCGTGCGAGGCACGGGGCAGGGCTTCACGTACAACACCGGTCGCGCCGTGGGCGCCGTCTTCCCCACCATGGTCGGCTTCCTGGCCGACAGCTGGGGCGTGGGCGGTGCGCTGGTCTTCGGTGCGATCGGCTACGCCATCGCCGTACTCGCGCTGTTCGGGCTGCCCGAGACGCGCGGGAAGGAGCTGGTGTGAGCCCCTCGGCCGACGCCGTGATCGATCTGAACGCCGACCTCGGCGAGGGCTTCGGCCACTGGCGGCTGACCGATGACGAGGGGCTGCTCTCCGTCGTCACCAGCGCCAATGTGGCCTGCGGCTTCCACGCCGGGGACGCGGCCACCATGCGCCGCGTGTGCGAGCAGGCCGCCGAACGCGGGGTGCGGATCGGCGCCCAGGTCTCCTACCGCGACCTGGCGGGCTTCGGGCGCCGCTCCATGGACGTCCCCGCCGATGAACTGGCGGCCGAAGTGGCGTACCAGATCGGCGCCCTGGAGGTCTTCGCGCGGGCGGCCGGCACGCGCGTGTCGTACGTGAAGCCGCACGGCGCGCTCTACAACCGCGTCGTCCACGACGAGGACCAGGCGCGCGCCGTCGTCGAGGGGGTCCTTCTGGCGGATGACGGGCTGCCCGTCCTCGGGCTGCCCCGATCGCGCTTCCTGGAGGTGGCCGACAAGGCCGGCCTTCCCGTCGTCACCGAGGCGTTCGCCGACCGGGCGTACACCCCGGAAGGGACGCTCGTCCCGCGCGGCAGCGAGGGTGCCGTCATCACGCAGGCGGAAGCCGTCGTCGAACGCTCCGTGGGCATGGCCCGGTTCGGGGCCGTCACCGCGCAGGACGGCCGGCGGATCGACGTCCGCGCGCGCTCGCTGTGCCTGCACGGCGACACCCCGGGGGCGGTGGCCCTGGCCCGGCAGGTCCGGGCACGCCTCGAAGCGGCGGGCGTCCGGGTGGAGGCCTTCGCGTGAGGGTGCTTCCGGTCGGCGACCTGGCGCTGCTCGTGGAACTCGCCGACGGCGACGAGGCGCAGGCGCTCCACGCCGAGCTGCTGCGCCGCAGGGCCGCCGGCCTGATCCGCGTACGGGAGATCGTGCCCGCGGCCCGCACGGTGCTCCTGGACGGCCTTGACGACCCCGGCCGCGTCGGCGCGGATCTTGCCGCCCTGGAGATCCCGCCTCTCTCCGCACGCGCGGAGGAGGTACGGGAGATTCCGGTCCGCTACGACGGGCCCGATCTGGCGGACGTGGCAGCGCACTGGGGGGTGCCGGTGGCGGAGGTGGCGCGGATCCACGCGACGACCGAATTCCGGGTCGCCTTCTGCGGGTTCGCCCCTGGCTTCGGCTATCTCACCGGGCTGCCGGAGCGCTACGACGTGCCTCGCCGGGCCACGCCGCGTACGAGCGTCCCGGCCGGCAGCGTCGCCCTGGCGGGGCCGTACACGGGGGTGTATCCGCGCGCCTCGCCCGGCGGCTGGCAGCTGATCGGCACGACCGATGCCGTGCTGTGGGACCACGCGCGCGTGCCTGCCGCGCTGCTCACGCCGGGGGTGCGGGTGCGCTTCGTGCCCCGCTCGTTCGGGATCCGCTCGTTCGGGCCGGGCTCGGAGGCACGATGACGGACCGTGCCTTCGCTGTCGTACGGTCCGGGGCGCTGACCACCGTGCAGGACCAGGGCCGCCCCGGTCACGCGCATCTCGGGGTGCCGCGCTCCGGGGCCCTCGATCCGGCCGCGGCCCGCCTCGCCAACCGCCTCGTCGGTAATCCGTCCGACGCCGCCGTCCTGGAGACCACCCTCAACGGCTGCTCCGTGCGACCGCGTTGTGCGGTCACGGTGGCGGTCGTGGGCGCGCCCTGCGCGGTGACGGTCGACGGCCGCCCGGCGGCGTGGGGGGCGCCCGTGCGGGTACCGGCCGGTGCGCTGCTCGACGTCGGAGCGGCCGTCTCCGGAGTACGTTGCTATGTCGCGTTCGGCGGCGGGGTGACCGTCGAACCGGTGCTCGCCAGCCGCTCAACGGACCTGCTCTCCGGGCTCGGCCCACCGCCGCTCGCGGACGGAACCGTCATCCCTCTGGGGAGCGCTGCCGCGCCCCACGCGCGCGTGGACACCGCCCCGCACCCCGCGCCGCCCCGCGAGCTGATCCTGAGGGTGACGCCAGGACCGCGCGCCGACTGGTTCACTCCCTCTGCCGTGCGCACGCTGACCACGCGCGCGTACCGCGTGTCCTCGGCGAGCAACCGCATCGGCCTGCGCACCGAAGGGCCGTCCCTGGAGCGGGCATTCACCGATGAACTCCCCAGCGAGGGCATGGTCATCGGCGCCGTCCAGGTACCGCCGGACGGCCTGCCCGTGGTGTTCCTCGCCGATCACCCGACGACCGGCGGCTATCCGGTGATCGCGGTGGTCAGGGAGGCCGACCTGGCCGGTGCGGCGCAGGCCGTGCCCGGGACGCCGCTCCGTTTCGTCCC from Streptomyces sp. BA2 encodes:
- a CDS encoding 5-oxoprolinase subunit PxpA, whose protein sequence is MIDLNADLGEGFGHWRLTDDEGLLSVVTSANVACGFHAGDAATMRRVCEQAAERGVRIGAQVSYRDLAGFGRRSMDVPADELAAEVAYQIGALEVFARAAGTRVSYVKPHGALYNRVVHDEDQARAVVEGVLLADDGLPVLGLPRSRFLEVADKAGLPVVTEAFADRAYTPEGTLVPRGSEGAVITQAEAVVERSVGMARFGAVTAQDGRRIDVRARSLCLHGDTPGAVALARQVRARLEAAGVRVEAFA
- a CDS encoding carboxyltransferase domain-containing protein — protein: MRVLPVGDLALLVELADGDEAQALHAELLRRRAAGLIRVREIVPAARTVLLDGLDDPGRVGADLAALEIPPLSARAEEVREIPVRYDGPDLADVAAHWGVPVAEVARIHATTEFRVAFCGFAPGFGYLTGLPERYDVPRRATPRTSVPAGSVALAGPYTGVYPRASPGGWQLIGTTDAVLWDHARVPAALLTPGVRVRFVPRSFGIRSFGPGSEAR
- a CDS encoding biotin-dependent carboxyltransferase family protein — translated: MTDRAFAVVRSGALTTVQDQGRPGHAHLGVPRSGALDPAAARLANRLVGNPSDAAVLETTLNGCSVRPRCAVTVAVVGAPCAVTVDGRPAAWGAPVRVPAGALLDVGAAVSGVRCYVAFGGGVTVEPVLASRSTDLLSGLGPPPLADGTVIPLGSAAAPHARVDTAPHPAPPRELILRVTPGPRADWFTPSAVRTLTTRAYRVSSASNRIGLRTEGPSLERAFTDELPSEGMVIGAVQVPPDGLPVVFLADHPTTGGYPVIAVVREADLAGAAQAVPGTPLRFVPAARR